In Methylotenera sp. L2L1, the following proteins share a genomic window:
- a CDS encoding 23S rRNA (adenine(2030)-N(6))-methyltransferase RlmJ, with product MLSYRHAFHAGNHADVLKHYVLGLVLAHTKQKDKPFWYIDTHAGAGMYSLQDGYATQNQEFEEGISKLLSAKNLPQPLADYVTQIQSFSTGNALNFYPGSPMVAESYMRADDRMRLFELHPNDYKLLSENFEGFGRQVKVEMQNGFKGLKSCLPPPPRRAVVLIDPPYEDKQDYLYVVDAIKDSLKRFPTGTYVIWYPLLQRPEPAEMLDDLLALNVPDWLHVTLSIEAPSEEGFGMYGSGLFIINPPWTLPKTLTETMPVLTELLALDETASFTLDSQIE from the coding sequence ATGCTCAGTTATCGCCACGCATTCCATGCAGGCAACCACGCCGATGTGCTTAAGCATTACGTACTAGGCCTAGTGCTTGCCCACACCAAACAAAAAGACAAACCATTTTGGTACATTGACACGCATGCAGGTGCTGGCATGTACAGCCTGCAAGATGGCTACGCGACACAAAACCAAGAGTTTGAAGAAGGCATTAGCAAACTATTATCTGCAAAAAACTTACCACAGCCTTTAGCAGACTATGTGACACAGATTCAATCTTTCAGCACTGGCAATGCGCTGAATTTTTACCCTGGCTCACCCATGGTTGCTGAATCATACATGCGTGCAGATGACAGAATGCGCCTGTTTGAATTGCATCCCAACGATTACAAACTACTGTCAGAAAATTTTGAGGGATTTGGTAGGCAAGTTAAAGTTGAAATGCAAAATGGCTTTAAAGGCTTAAAGTCGTGCTTACCTCCACCGCCGCGCCGAGCAGTAGTGCTGATAGACCCGCCTTATGAAGATAAACAAGATTACCTATATGTAGTAGATGCAATTAAAGACAGCTTAAAACGATTCCCTACTGGCACATATGTCATTTGGTATCCGCTATTACAGCGTCCAGAACCTGCTGAAATGTTAGATGACCTATTAGCGCTAAATGTGCCAGACTGGCTACATGTGACATTATCTATTGAAGCACCTTCCGAGGAAGGCTTTGGCATGTATGGCAGTGGATTATTTATTATCAATCCACCTTGGACGCTGCCTAAAACATTGACAGAAACGATGCCAGTTTTAACAGAACTGCTTGCACTTGATGAAACCGCAAGTTTCACTTTAGATAGCCAGATTGAATAA
- a CDS encoding TIGR00645 family protein, producing MQEKIKQHATAYKQGSIMTNILFGSRWLQLPLYLGLIVAQAVYVFFFGVELIHLVSTAHKIVEADIMLIVLGLIDVVMISNLLIMVIVGGYETFVSRLNLEGHPDEPDWLSHVNANLLKVKLATAIIGISSIHLLKTFINAHNLSDRVLIAQTVIHMAFVLSAVAIAYIDKLMAHSQPTQH from the coding sequence ATGCAAGAAAAAATTAAACAACATGCGACCGCATACAAGCAAGGTAGCATTATGACCAACATTTTATTTGGTAGCCGCTGGTTACAATTGCCGCTTTATTTAGGTTTAATTGTAGCGCAGGCTGTCTACGTGTTCTTTTTTGGCGTTGAACTTATTCACTTGGTATCAACCGCCCATAAGATCGTTGAAGCTGACATTATGCTGATCGTATTGGGCTTGATTGACGTGGTGATGATTTCAAACTTGTTGATTATGGTAATTGTTGGCGGCTATGAAACCTTTGTGTCACGCCTGAATTTGGAAGGCCATCCGGACGAACCGGACTGGCTATCTCACGTGAATGCTAACTTGCTGAAAGTAAAGCTTGCGACTGCCATTATTGGTATTTCATCGATTCACTTGCTCAAGACATTTATCAATGCGCACAACCTATCCGATAGAGTATTGATTGCACAAACCGTGATTCACATGGCATTTGTACTGTCAGCGGTAGCAATTGCTTATATTGATAAACTTATGGCGCATTCACAACCGACACAACACTAA
- a CDS encoding DUF2914 domain-containing protein, whose amino-acid sequence MNTTLTNASWMQVGMQRVRKLTDFLPAVFFVAGFVWDALTIGRNVAALDLWIFAGYLLCAALILYLIGRPNPIENSESKLVSVFKKHYSPRLPYFLLQFLFGSLFSALFILYFKSSSHWLSWLMSLALAVLLVANEFLESEYKRFTLSWSMFGLCAMLLFNFALPFLLGSIHAVWFYLSTLLGASLAFWLYKKTPNHLGSIKPVAAIAALLMLAYAVDMIPPVPLVKRDVVVAFELEKANGQYRLSQQASPWWVFWRKTSNDLEMVAGQRVYCFSSIFAPPGLEAKLYHRWQHYNKKQGWVTQSRIGFDLSGGRYAGFRGYTYKNNLAPGDWRVSVETENEKTITVHKFSVHHVETAPQRVVLLY is encoded by the coding sequence ATGAACACTACTTTAACCAATGCCTCTTGGATGCAGGTAGGTATGCAACGCGTACGTAAACTCACTGACTTTTTACCGGCGGTGTTCTTTGTTGCTGGTTTCGTGTGGGATGCGTTGACGATAGGCCGTAACGTTGCAGCCTTGGATTTATGGATATTTGCTGGATACCTGCTTTGTGCGGCACTTATTCTGTATTTAATTGGTCGTCCAAACCCAATCGAGAATAGCGAGAGTAAATTAGTCTCGGTCTTTAAAAAGCATTACTCACCACGGCTACCTTACTTCTTACTTCAGTTCTTGTTTGGTAGTCTTTTCAGTGCATTATTCATCTTATACTTTAAAAGTTCCAGTCACTGGCTATCATGGTTGATGTCGCTAGCATTGGCGGTATTGCTTGTCGCGAATGAGTTTTTAGAGAGCGAATATAAACGTTTTACATTAAGCTGGTCTATGTTTGGTTTGTGTGCGATGTTGCTGTTTAACTTTGCATTGCCATTTTTACTGGGCAGTATTCATGCTGTATGGTTTTATTTAAGCACCTTACTTGGTGCTAGTCTCGCTTTTTGGCTTTACAAAAAAACGCCTAATCATTTAGGTAGTATTAAGCCTGTGGCAGCAATCGCTGCATTACTCATGCTGGCTTATGCGGTTGATATGATTCCGCCTGTGCCTTTGGTCAAGCGTGATGTTGTTGTGGCTTTTGAGTTAGAAAAAGCCAATGGTCAATATCGACTGTCGCAGCAAGCTTCGCCTTGGTGGGTATTTTGGCGTAAAACCAGCAATGATTTAGAGATGGTAGCAGGGCAGCGTGTCTATTGTTTTTCTTCGATATTCGCACCACCTGGCCTTGAAGCAAAGCTATACCATCGCTGGCAGCATTACAACAAAAAGCAAGGTTGGGTGACACAGTCACGCATTGGTTTTGATTTATCTGGGGGCCGCTATGCGGGTTTCAGAGGATACACTTACAAAAATAACCTAGCACCGGGTGATTGGCGTGTCAGTGTGGAAACTGAAAACGAGAAAACGATTACCGTACATAAGTTTTCAGTACATCATGTAGAAACAGCACCACAGCGAGTGGTGCTGTTGTATTAG
- the acnB gene encoding bifunctional aconitate hydratase 2/2-methylisocitrate dehydratase has protein sequence MLKAYAAHVQERASQQLPPLPLTAEQVAQLVELLKNPPAGEEKLLVDLLENRVPAGVDQAAYVKAAFLSDIALGKATSPLVSAETAVALLGTMLGGYNVQALVGLLDLSATNPAMADAAVKALSQTILMFDAFHDVDEKMKAGNVHAKELIESWANAEWFTNVPKLADEIKVVVFKVDGETNTDDLSPAQEAWSRPDIPLHAKAMLVTKMPDGLQTIETLKQKGLPLAYVGDVVGTGSSRKSAINSVQWFMGNDIPNIPNKRTAGVILGTKIAPIFFNTAEDSGAMPIQCDVSKMQMGDVITIKPYAGQVLNAQGEVISTFELAPTTMPDEVRAGGRIPLIIGRGLTTNARHALGLPASDLFIQSIAPKDTGKGYTLAQKMVGRACGLPEGTGVRPGAYCEPKATTVGSQDTTGGMTRDELKELACLGFSADLVMQSFCHTAAYPKPVDIKLQHSLPEFMSSRGGVSLRPGDGVIHSWLNRMVLPDTVGTGGDSHTRFPIGISFPAGSGLVAFAAAMGVMPLDMPESVLVRFKGEMQPGITLRDLVNAIPYAAIQEGTLTVGKQGKKNVFNGRILEIEGLPDLKVEQAFEFADASAERSANGCTVKLNKEPVIEFLTSNIVLLQNMIENGYQDPRTLQRRIASMQAWLAKPELLEADKDAEYAHVIEIDLNTITEPLVACPNDPDDIKPLTAVVGDKIDEVFIGSCMTNIGHYRAAAKVLEGSGGIPTRLWIAPPTRMDEAQLRDEGVYSVFGVAGARTEVPGCSLCMGNQARVADKATVFSTSTRNFDNRMGRDARVYLGSAELAAVCAKLGRMPTHAEYLDTVGNKLANTAEIYKYLNFDQMTDYTQSLEALSNGKKVIPIAEAV, from the coding sequence ATGTTAAAAGCCTATGCAGCGCACGTACAAGAACGTGCTTCACAACAACTTCCTCCATTACCATTAACAGCTGAACAAGTCGCACAACTTGTAGAGCTACTCAAAAACCCGCCAGCGGGTGAAGAAAAACTGTTGGTCGACTTGCTTGAAAATCGTGTGCCAGCAGGTGTGGATCAGGCTGCCTATGTGAAAGCAGCGTTTTTGTCAGACATTGCGCTCGGTAAAGCTACATCACCTTTAGTTAGCGCTGAAACCGCGGTGGCCTTATTGGGCACAATGCTGGGTGGTTACAATGTGCAGGCTTTGGTCGGGTTGTTAGATTTATCTGCAACTAACCCAGCCATGGCAGATGCTGCGGTTAAAGCCTTGTCGCAAACGATTTTAATGTTTGATGCATTCCATGATGTTGATGAAAAAATGAAGGCAGGCAATGTGCATGCTAAAGAACTCATCGAGTCTTGGGCAAATGCAGAGTGGTTTACCAATGTGCCAAAATTGGCTGACGAAATTAAAGTGGTGGTATTTAAAGTGGATGGTGAAACCAACACTGACGATTTAAGCCCAGCACAGGAAGCATGGAGCCGCCCAGATATTCCACTGCACGCAAAAGCGATGCTGGTGACTAAAATGCCTGATGGCTTGCAAACGATTGAAACATTGAAGCAAAAAGGTTTGCCACTTGCTTATGTGGGTGACGTGGTCGGTACTGGATCATCACGTAAGTCAGCCATTAACTCTGTACAGTGGTTTATGGGCAATGATATCCCTAATATCCCAAACAAACGCACTGCGGGTGTGATTTTAGGCACCAAAATTGCGCCAATTTTCTTTAACACCGCAGAAGATTCAGGCGCGATGCCGATTCAATGTGATGTGTCAAAAATGCAAATGGGCGATGTCATCACCATTAAGCCTTATGCAGGCCAAGTGTTGAATGCGCAAGGCGAAGTGATTAGCACATTTGAATTAGCGCCAACCACCATGCCGGATGAAGTGCGTGCTGGTGGCCGTATTCCATTGATTATTGGCCGTGGTTTAACCACTAACGCACGTCATGCGTTAGGCTTGCCAGCATCAGATTTATTTATTCAATCAATCGCACCAAAAGATACCGGCAAAGGCTATACGCTGGCACAAAAAATGGTGGGTAGGGCTTGTGGTCTGCCTGAAGGTACAGGCGTGCGCCCAGGTGCTTATTGTGAGCCTAAGGCAACCACAGTGGGTTCACAAGATACTACTGGCGGTATGACGCGTGACGAGCTTAAAGAACTGGCGTGCTTGGGCTTTAGCGCAGATTTAGTAATGCAAAGCTTCTGCCACACAGCGGCTTATCCAAAACCAGTGGACATTAAATTACAGCACAGTTTGCCAGAGTTTATGAGCAGCCGTGGCGGCGTGAGCTTACGCCCGGGCGATGGCGTGATTCACTCATGGTTAAACCGTATGGTGTTGCCTGATACTGTTGGTACTGGCGGCGACTCACATACACGTTTCCCAATCGGTATTTCATTCCCGGCTGGTTCAGGCTTGGTTGCTTTCGCTGCCGCTATGGGCGTGATGCCATTAGATATGCCTGAGTCTGTATTAGTGCGTTTTAAAGGTGAAATGCAGCCTGGCATTACCTTACGCGATTTAGTGAATGCGATTCCTTACGCTGCGATTCAAGAGGGTACTTTAACGGTTGGTAAGCAAGGTAAAAAGAACGTATTTAACGGCAGAATCTTGGAAATTGAAGGTTTGCCAGATTTAAAGGTAGAGCAAGCGTTTGAGTTTGCCGATGCTTCAGCCGAGCGCTCTGCTAACGGCTGTACCGTGAAGTTAAACAAAGAGCCAGTGATTGAGTTCCTGACTTCAAATATCGTGTTGCTACAAAACATGATTGAAAATGGTTACCAAGATCCACGCACATTGCAACGCCGTATCGCCAGCATGCAAGCTTGGTTGGCTAAGCCTGAGTTATTAGAGGCCGATAAAGATGCTGAATACGCGCACGTGATTGAAATTGACCTCAACACCATTACTGAGCCGTTGGTGGCTTGCCCTAACGACCCAGACGACATCAAGCCACTAACGGCTGTGGTGGGCGATAAAATTGATGAAGTGTTCATCGGCAGTTGCATGACTAACATTGGTCACTATCGCGCGGCCGCTAAGGTATTGGAAGGTTCAGGCGGTATTCCTACGCGTTTATGGATTGCACCACCAACCCGTATGGATGAAGCGCAATTACGTGATGAAGGTGTTTACTCTGTATTTGGGGTTGCCGGTGCACGAACTGAAGTGCCAGGCTGCTCATTGTGTATGGGTAACCAAGCGCGCGTGGCAGATAAAGCCACGGTGTTTTCAACCAGTACGCGTAACTTTGACAACCGTATGGGTAGAGATGCGCGCGTGTACTTGGGATCTGCTGAATTGGCAGCCGTTTGTGCCAAGCTAGGCCGTATGCCGACACATGCTGAATATTTAGACACGGTAGGTAATAAGCTTGCTAACACGGCTGAAATTTATAAATATTTAAATTTTGATCAAATGACGGATTACACACAATCTTTAGAAGCACTTTCTAATGGTAAAAAAGTCATCCCGATTGCTGAGGCTGTTTGA
- a CDS encoding fumarate hydratase, producing the protein MTTIKQEDFIASIADALQYISYYHPADFIQALAAAYAQEESPAAKDAIAQILTNSRMCAEGKRPLCQDTGIVVAFVKVGMQVHFDAEHSLEQMVNEGVRRAYLLPENKLRASIVSDPAGKRANTKDNTPAVVHVELVAGDKVEVSIAAKGGGSENKAKLAMLNPNDSIVDWILEVVPTMGAGWCPPGMLGIGIGGTAEKAMLLAKESLMAPIDMHELKANGAQNKIDALRLEIYEKVNNLGIGAQGLGGLTTVLDVKILDYPTHAASLPVAIIPNCAATRHVHFELDGSGSAVLEAPSLADWPDVNWAPSEQSLRVNLDTITQQEIQAWQPGQTLLLSGKLLTGRDAAHKRMVTMLNNGEKLPIDFTNRFIYYVGPVDAVGNEAVGPAGPTTATRMDDFTETMLSQTGLLGMVGKAERGAETIATIAKHHSVYLTAVGGAAYLVSKAIKKAEVLAFADLGMEAIYEFTVQDMPVTVAVDSRGSSVHTTGPAEWQQKIAQRKALDEVIAIHPV; encoded by the coding sequence ATGACTACGATTAAACAAGAAGACTTTATTGCGAGCATTGCAGATGCCTTGCAGTATATTTCTTACTATCACCCCGCCGACTTTATCCAAGCATTAGCAGCCGCTTATGCGCAGGAAGAGTCTCCAGCGGCAAAAGATGCAATAGCGCAGATACTGACCAACTCACGCATGTGTGCAGAAGGTAAGCGTCCATTGTGTCAGGATACTGGCATTGTGGTGGCGTTCGTAAAAGTCGGTATGCAAGTGCATTTTGATGCTGAGCATTCATTGGAACAAATGGTGAATGAAGGCGTACGTCGCGCCTACTTATTACCAGAGAATAAACTGCGCGCCTCGATTGTGAGCGACCCTGCTGGTAAGCGCGCTAATACTAAAGACAACACCCCAGCTGTGGTGCATGTTGAGCTGGTGGCTGGCGATAAAGTTGAAGTGAGCATCGCCGCTAAAGGCGGCGGTAGTGAGAATAAAGCAAAATTAGCTATGCTTAACCCGAACGACAGCATTGTTGATTGGATATTGGAGGTGGTGCCAACCATGGGCGCCGGCTGGTGCCCGCCCGGTATGCTGGGGATTGGTATTGGCGGTACTGCTGAAAAAGCCATGCTGTTGGCTAAAGAGTCGCTGATGGCACCGATTGATATGCACGAGCTGAAAGCAAACGGCGCGCAGAATAAGATTGATGCTTTAAGGTTAGAAATCTATGAAAAGGTCAATAATCTAGGGATTGGCGCACAAGGCTTAGGTGGCTTAACTACCGTGCTGGATGTGAAAATACTAGATTATCCAACGCATGCCGCCAGCTTGCCGGTGGCGATTATTCCTAATTGCGCAGCAACTAGGCATGTGCATTTTGAGTTGGATGGTAGTGGCTCAGCCGTACTAGAGGCTCCTAGTTTAGCAGATTGGCCTGATGTCAATTGGGCACCTAGTGAGCAGTCTTTACGGGTAAATCTCGATACGATTACCCAGCAAGAGATACAAGCTTGGCAGCCAGGGCAGACCTTGCTGCTAAGCGGTAAGTTGCTCACCGGTAGGGACGCTGCGCATAAACGTATGGTGACCATGCTGAATAATGGTGAAAAATTACCAATAGACTTTACCAATCGCTTTATTTATTACGTGGGCCCTGTAGATGCGGTGGGTAATGAGGCCGTAGGGCCAGCAGGCCCAACCACGGCTACGCGTATGGATGACTTTACAGAAACCATGCTCAGCCAAACCGGGCTGTTAGGTATGGTAGGTAAGGCTGAGCGCGGTGCAGAAACGATTGCAACCATCGCCAAGCATCATTCTGTTTATTTAACGGCAGTGGGTGGTGCGGCTTACTTGGTGAGCAAAGCCATTAAAAAAGCTGAAGTCTTGGCATTTGCTGATTTAGGCATGGAGGCGATTTACGAGTTTACCGTGCAGGATATGCCAGTAACCGTCGCAGTAGATAGTCGCGGCAGTTCAGTGCATACCACTGGTCCTGCGGAATGGCAGCAAAAGATAGCACAGCGTAAAGCCCTTGATGAGGTGATTGCCATTCATCCAGTCTAG
- a CDS encoding acyl-CoA synthetase, which translates to MLTDFPKWDWQIPEHFNIGIACSDKHLGTAQANQIAMIVEDDTLGTSTITFAELALKTNLFAQVLRDLGVKVGDRVLIRLPNSLDYPIAFLGAMKMGAISVPTSTLLTAEEVAYLAKDSGAAVLVTDATAWSAMQLQLEGALGDTPNLKYVLLTQLTQAIVPSKLVVHDLEMTMASVGVVEEMPLTKAEDPAYLVYTSGTTGYPKGVLHAHRALLGRQPAAQYWFNYSEQVQDRIMHSGKFNWTYVLGTGLMDPLYLGKTVIVHEGKNDAQKWLDLIQKHQATIFIGVPTIYRQILQKTTTAKEQLPSMRHYMSAGEHLSDEVLNQWRERFGLDIYEAVGMSEFSYYLSQSRYRPIRAGSAGFPQPGHNIQLLNPDTRESVATGEEGMICVTDTDPGLFLRYWNLDEETAKYKHDGYFFTGDYAKFDADGYIWFLGRKDDIIKSFGYRVSPYEIERVYKGHPDVADCAAIGEEIEKDKLLVVIYVILKPEVSVTPDDLLQFGKQHLAAYKSPKTVYLAKDFPRTKNGKILRKDINSTIAIAKSTR; encoded by the coding sequence ATGTTGACTGACTTTCCAAAGTGGGATTGGCAAATTCCAGAACATTTTAATATTGGTATCGCTTGTTCTGATAAGCATTTAGGCACTGCGCAAGCCAATCAAATTGCCATGATTGTAGAAGATGATACGTTAGGCACTTCTACCATTACTTTTGCAGAATTAGCCCTTAAAACTAATCTTTTTGCACAGGTATTGCGTGACTTAGGCGTTAAAGTCGGCGATCGTGTATTAATTCGTTTACCCAATAGTTTAGATTATCCAATCGCCTTTTTAGGCGCCATGAAGATGGGTGCCATTTCAGTGCCTACATCGACCTTACTCACCGCTGAAGAAGTGGCCTATTTGGCTAAAGATTCAGGTGCTGCGGTATTAGTCACTGATGCTACCGCATGGAGTGCGATGCAGTTGCAGCTAGAAGGTGCTTTGGGCGATACGCCCAACTTAAAATATGTGCTCTTAACGCAACTAACACAGGCAATTGTGCCTAGTAAATTGGTGGTGCATGACCTTGAGATGACGATGGCAAGTGTGGGAGTAGTAGAAGAAATGCCTCTCACCAAAGCGGAAGATCCTGCTTATCTGGTTTATACCTCTGGTACTACTGGTTATCCTAAAGGCGTGCTGCACGCACACCGCGCTTTATTAGGACGTCAGCCTGCAGCACAGTATTGGTTTAATTACAGTGAACAGGTTCAAGATAGAATCATGCATTCAGGTAAGTTTAACTGGACCTACGTGCTAGGTACTGGTTTGATGGATCCTTTGTACTTAGGTAAAACCGTGATTGTGCATGAAGGTAAAAATGATGCGCAAAAATGGCTAGACCTCATACAAAAACATCAAGCCACTATCTTTATTGGCGTGCCAACTATCTATCGCCAGATTTTACAAAAAACCACCACGGCAAAAGAACAGCTGCCCAGTATGCGCCACTACATGAGCGCGGGTGAGCACTTGTCAGATGAGGTGTTAAACCAATGGCGTGAACGTTTTGGTTTGGATATCTATGAAGCGGTGGGGATGAGTGAGTTTTCATACTACTTATCACAAAGCAGGTACCGTCCTATCCGCGCGGGTTCAGCTGGGTTTCCGCAACCTGGACATAACATCCAGTTGCTCAATCCAGACACGCGTGAATCCGTGGCAACGGGGGAAGAGGGCATGATTTGCGTCACGGATACAGACCCTGGCTTGTTCTTGCGCTATTGGAATCTGGATGAAGAAACTGCCAAATACAAACATGATGGCTATTTCTTTACTGGAGATTATGCGAAATTTGATGCTGATGGTTACATCTGGTTTCTAGGCCGTAAAGACGACATTATTAAAAGCTTTGGCTACCGTGTATCACCCTATGAAATTGAGCGCGTGTACAAAGGTCACCCTGATGTGGCAGATTGCGCGGCGATTGGCGAAGAAATCGAAAAAGATAAGTTGCTGGTGGTTATTTACGTGATTCTGAAACCAGAAGTAAGTGTCACGCCAGATGATTTGCTGCAGTTCGGTAAACAGCATCTTGCAGCTTATAAATCACCAAAAACGGTTTATCTAGCAAAAGATTTCCCACGCACTAAGAATGGTAAAATCTTACGTAAAGATATTAACTCAACCATTGCGATAGCAAAATCAACACGATAA
- a CDS encoding HpcH/HpaI aldolase/citrate lyase family protein: MMMHIGEEPITFDAKALGDYWPGIQLYYPPVKYAPSLGIYEDMEQASARMKKHAHFTHAHTLIFDLEDGCRQKAMSRDLLRQELPLLRKMNERVTVAIRANSFRTDEYELDMQLVRDMGDYIDVVMLAKAGEAYGAAEVRDLSSFLLSVNPKITIQPIIEHPKSLKIAPDLMQYTTVKHVVFGIHDFSKAMGIQITPENWIDELQFYMNTLMFEARIAGKGVIGGVETLIGASAMPEKYLEPHDVRRWLDLHGDNESRVVYKHACKESAMGLTGKQVIHPGHIHLCKTAYTPSPTEVAQKVSILKAAIEADALLGGAIKFDGEMLDPPMFGKALQTLLRAHALRALKSSDMEFALHVLQLLPAQVVRENWPYGVLL; the protein is encoded by the coding sequence ATGATGATGCATATAGGTGAAGAGCCAATCACTTTCGATGCCAAAGCGCTGGGCGACTATTGGCCCGGCATCCAGTTGTATTATCCGCCAGTCAAATATGCGCCTAGTTTGGGTATTTATGAGGATATGGAGCAAGCGTCTGCACGTATGAAAAAACATGCGCACTTTACGCATGCGCACACGCTGATTTTTGACTTGGAAGACGGTTGCCGCCAAAAAGCAATGAGCCGTGATTTATTGCGTCAAGAATTGCCATTGCTACGCAAAATGAACGAACGTGTCACTGTGGCCATCCGTGCTAATTCATTTAGAACAGATGAGTATGAGTTAGACATGCAGTTAGTGCGCGACATGGGTGATTACATCGATGTCGTGATGTTAGCTAAAGCTGGCGAGGCTTATGGCGCAGCAGAGGTGCGTGATTTATCAAGCTTCTTACTCAGCGTTAATCCGAAAATTACGATTCAGCCAATTATTGAGCACCCAAAATCGTTAAAAATAGCCCCTGATTTAATGCAGTACACCACGGTTAAGCATGTGGTGTTTGGGATTCATGACTTTTCCAAAGCGATGGGTATTCAGATCACGCCAGAAAACTGGATTGATGAACTACAGTTTTACATGAATACATTGATGTTTGAAGCACGTATCGCAGGTAAGGGTGTGATTGGCGGGGTGGAAACGCTCATCGGCGCCAGCGCTATGCCAGAAAAATACCTAGAACCGCATGATGTACGTCGCTGGCTAGATTTACATGGTGATAACGAGTCGCGCGTCGTCTACAAGCACGCCTGTAAAGAGTCAGCAATGGGCTTAACAGGTAAGCAGGTTATCCACCCTGGACATATCCACCTTTGTAAAACAGCTTACACACCATCTCCAACAGAAGTTGCGCAAAAAGTGAGTATATTAAAAGCGGCGATTGAAGCTGATGCGTTGCTTGGAGGTGCCATTAAATTCGATGGCGAAATGTTAGATCCGCCAATGTTTGGTAAGGCATTGCAGACTTTATTAAGGGCACATGCACTACGTGCGCTTAAATCCAGCGATATGGAATTTGCTTTGCATGTTTTACAACTGCTACCTGCACAGGTTGTGCGAGAAAACTGGCCATATGGAGTGCTCTTATAA
- a CDS encoding succinate dehydrogenase assembly factor 2 has translation MMNAENLRDAEQRRFAWRCRRGLLELDIVLQDFVQHQYDALTLKELQVFDGLLALPDNEFWALINNTSVMNKATGAKEAARNAMIYKIKTARLEKLEEAE, from the coding sequence ATGATGAATGCAGAAAACCTAAGAGATGCAGAGCAAAGGCGCTTCGCATGGCGCTGTAGAAGGGGCTTGTTGGAGCTGGATATAGTGCTGCAAGACTTTGTGCAACATCAATACGACGCGCTGACCTTAAAAGAGTTGCAAGTGTTCGACGGTTTGCTCGCGCTGCCAGATAATGAATTCTGGGCATTGATTAACAATACTAGTGTGATGAATAAAGCGACTGGTGCAAAAGAAGCAGCAAGAAATGCGATGATTTACAAAATAAAGACTGCCAGATTAGAAAAGCTAGAGGAGGCTGAATAA
- a CDS encoding succinate dehydrogenase iron-sulfur subunit, whose product MKFSIYRYNPDEDKKPYMQDYEIELQDGDQMLLDALIRIKQYDDTLSLRKSCREGVCGSDAMNINGKNGLACTTKLSELEQPVVLRPMPGLPVIRDLVVDMTQFFEHYNSVKPYLINNDPLPETERLQSPEDRAKLDGLYECIMCGACTTACPSFWWNPDKFVGPSGLMQAYRFIVDSRDQAEAERLENLEDPYRLYRCHNIMNCVDVCPKKLNPNAAIASIKDLKIERAKEAKAIKKTVLIKAI is encoded by the coding sequence ATGAAGTTCTCTATTTATAGATACAACCCGGACGAAGATAAAAAGCCGTACATGCAAGATTATGAAATTGAATTGCAGGACGGCGACCAAATGCTGTTGGATGCGCTGATTCGTATCAAGCAATACGATGATACTTTGTCGCTACGTAAATCTTGCCGTGAAGGGGTGTGTGGCAGTGATGCGATGAACATTAACGGTAAAAATGGCCTTGCTTGTACCACCAAGCTATCCGAGCTTGAGCAGCCGGTTGTGCTGCGACCAATGCCAGGTTTACCTGTGATACGCGACTTGGTGGTTGATATGACGCAGTTCTTTGAACATTACAATTCAGTAAAGCCTTATTTAATTAACAATGATCCGTTGCCCGAAACTGAGCGTTTGCAAAGCCCAGAAGACCGAGCAAAGTTAGATGGTTTGTATGAATGCATTATGTGCGGTGCTTGTACTACGGCTTGTCCTAGTTTCTGGTGGAATCCTGATAAGTTCGTTGGGCCATCTGGTTTGATGCAGGCTTACCGTTTTATTGTCGATTCTCGCGATCAGGCAGAAGCCGAACGTCTGGAAAATTTAGAAGATCCATACCGTTTGTATCGTTGCCACAATATTATGAACTGCGTGGATGTATGCCCGAAAAAGCTGAACCCGAATGCTGCGATTGCCAGTATTAAAGACCTGAAAATTGAGCGCGCAAAAGAAGCTAAAGCCATAAAGAAAACGGTATTAATTAAAGCGATTTGA